The DNA segment CGCCGCGGGCAAAGAACGCGCGATCAAAGAGGACTTCGATCTCGTCATTCTGGACATTATGCTCCCGGATACGGACGGCTTCGAGATCTGCCGCGCGCTCCGCAAGGAGAAAGACGTCCCGATCCTAATGGTAACGGCGAAAGTCGCCAGCATCGATAAGGTTCGTGGGCTCGGCATCGGCGCGGACGATTATATCGTAAAGCCTTTCGATCCCGCCGAACTCGTCGCGCGCGTAAAAGCCCATATTTCCCGCTACGAGCGGATCAAAGGGAACGTGCAGGAGAAGGGCGTGGATATCGAGTACAGAGACCTCGTCATCAAACCCCTTTCGAGAAGAGTCTTCTATAAGAAAGAAGAAGTCTTCCTGACCGCGAAGGAATTCGATCTCCTCTATTTCCTCGCGAGCAATCCGAACGTCGTCTTCCGCAAGGAAACGATCTTCGATAAGGTTTGGGGCGTGGATAGCTTCGGCGACGCGGGCACCGTCGTCGTCCACCTGACGCACATCCGCGATAAGATCCCGATGGATTATATCGAGACGGTCAGAGGCGTCGGCTATCGTTTCAGCATGCAAGCGGAATAAAAATGTTTCTCGGCGATTATCATATCCACACAAAGTTCAGCGACGGAAGAGATTCCGTCCTCGAAGTCGCCTTCGAAGCGCAGCGAAAAGGGCTTTCGGAGATCGCGATCACCGATCACGGGTTTCATATCCCGACGATGAGTTACGAAAAATTTCTGAAAGCGAAAAAGGCCTGCCGCGAAGCCGAAGAAAAGACCGGGATCAAGGTCTATGCGGGTGTGGAAGCGAATATTATTTCGACCGACGGAGATCTGGACGTTCCGTTCGAGAAGCTCCCCGAGATCGAATATCTGATCGCCGGATTTCATAAGTTTGCGATCCCGAAGAACGTAAGGTCCTTTTTCGAGGCTTACGCCGTAACGTATTTCAACGGGATGTTTAAGACGAGCGAAAAAGCGATCCGTAGAAACACGCGGGCGCTTATGAACGTCATAGAGAGATACCCCGTCCGCGCGCTCGCTCATATCAACCATTCTTTGAAGGTGGACGTGTACCAAGTCGCGTCGGCTTGCCGCGAGAAGGGCGTCCTCGTCGAACTCAACGCGAAACACCTTTCCGATTTGGACGGTGAATGGGAAGCGCTGATCGACAGCGGCGCGGATTTCGTCTTGAATTCGGACGCGCATCGTTTGTCCGCCGTGGGAGATCTCTCCGCGGCGCTTGAAAAAGTCTTGGCGCAAGGGATCGAAAAGGAAAGGATCGTCAATTATATCGGAGAATAGTTATGCCGCGACATTTCACTCACTATTATTTTTCCCAAAACCTCGTCGAAGACGCGTCCTACGCGATCTCCGCCATCGTGGGCTTATACCCCGACGCCTTTTTGCTCGGTTCGCTCGGCGCCGATCTTTTTTCGGAAAAGGCGCATAAGGAGCGCTTGAAGGACGCGGACCCCATCCAGCTTTTCGGCGTTACGGCGCATCATATTTTCAAAAACGGTTCCAAGTGTCAGCTTTCCTATATGCTCGGTTTTACCGCGCATTTCGCGCTCGAACGGGCGGCGGATCCTTTCGTCTCCTACTTCGAGAAGAACGGCGTGAACGGGTATTTCGGCGGCGCGAATGAGAAAAAGAGCGCGAAAGAGATCGAGATCGGGATCGACCGCCATATCGTCCGCGACTATCTCGGAATGAAAAAAGCTTTGACCCTCGTGGACGATTTCAAAGTCCGTAAAGAGGTCTTCGAGGAGGTCGCGGATCTGTACGTCGACGTGATCAACGACGTGGCGGATCTTTATCTGAATCGCCGCAAGACTCTTTTGATCCTCGAAAGCGTAAAAGCCGATATCCCCTTGGCGGAAGGGCTCGGACGCATCGACTACATGAACCGCGAGAATCGCGAGTGGGTCGCCTACACGGGCGAAAAAACCGCGCTTTCTTTCGACGAACTGATGAAAGAGCAGACCCCCGTCGCTTACGAGCTTTTGGTCGAATACATGAAAATGGCGAGGAGTAATCAGCAGCCGAACGAAGCGTTGTTCGCGCTTCGCGAAGAAGAAAAGGAGAGCGAAGAGGCTCACCCGATCGAAGAAACGCCGATCTCGGGCGTCGAGGAGAATTGAGTATGAAAAAAATTGTGATTCTGTTGATTGCCGTCGCGGCGCTTATTTGCCTGTTTGCGGCGTGTGAGGAGGGCGGCGGCGCGAAAGTCGAGATAACGACGTCGAAGTCGGGAACGATCAACGTTTCCGTTTTTGCGCAGGACGTTCCCGCGGATAAACAAGACAAAGCGAACACGCTGACACCGACCGTCACTTTGAATGAAAAGCAGATCACGGACGACGGCAAAGGGTTGTATCGCATAAACTTTGACACAAGCGGCGAAGGCACGGTGTCCGTTGATTCAACTACCGTGCAGACAGGAGCTTTCGTGACCGCGCAAGCGGGCACAACCGTGACCGTCAACGTGGCTCCCGCAAACGAATGGAAACTTAATGTATGTATGTTGGATTGGGAAGTCGTTGAGTCTTCGACTTTCGTTATGCCGGATCACGACGTCACTTTCTTAGTCTCGTTTGTTTCAAAACGCCACTCGGTTTCGCTTGGCGGAAGCGGAGGTAGATATATAATCACCGAAAGATCGGATGCGGTTGAAGGAACGACTGTTGAGTTTTCAATAAACGAAGCGGATCTCTCAACCGACGGGTGGTATTATGAAGACGAAGACGTCTTTGTTGAATCATCGGTAGAAGACGAGATGGGCAACCGTGAACGCGTCAACGTTCAAAAGGTTGGTGAAAACAGATTCCGTTTCGTTATGCCTACTTTCGATTGCAATATCGTAATGAACAGACGTGACTTCGGAAAAGTGGCAGGCGTTTATTTCTCAAAGCGCAATGCCAATGACCAACTGGATCAAATATACGAAAACGAAATCGCAAACTATATCACTTATACGCTCACGATGGACAATGAGACGATTGAATTGAACACCCGTATAAAACGACACGTTGCGACGCTCAACATAACCTATCTCAATCCACTCTATGAAGTCGAAGACGTACGCTGGGACAGCAGAACAAATTCGACGACAAAGGTTGACGACAGACATTATACCTTTACTGTCGGCTACTCACATTTGCTTGTCATCTTAAAAGACAAAGAAGTGCCGAGTGGCTCGCACGCGATCACCGTAAATAATCCCGAACACGGAACGATCGCGGCTGATAAAGCGTATGCGGAAGCGGGGGAAACGGTGACCGTGACCGTCACGCCCGACGAAAACTATCATCTTGCCACGCTGCAATATTCCTATGAAACCGACGTTTGGAACGATATCGCAGAGCAAAACGGCGCGTACGTTTTCACGATGCCCGACGCGGACGTGACGCTGCGAGCGACTTTTGATAATACTCCCGTGACATCGGGGAATTTGCATATATACGTTCAAGGTTTGGTCGGTGATGAAAACGAGTATTCTCTGTCGGGAGTTTTCAGCGAGATCAGATGGGTCGATTCAAAGGAAAACCAAGAGATTATCCGCGAAATACCCGATTCTATGACGGTGCCCGTTGAGATCGGAACTCTGAATTTTTGGTATTGGATCAACGAAGAATATCAGTGTTTGGGCGTCTATTTCCGCAACAACAACGTTTTAACCGCAGATTACGGAGATTACGGTCGAGCGGAATTTGATGTGCAGGAAGGCGATTTGAACGGGAATCTCGTTTTCGTCGTTGCGCTTAAATAATTGAGAGGTGAGTTATGAAAACCATTGGAAAAAAATCTTTATTTATCATTCCGATCGCAGCGGTGCTGATGCTGTCCGTGCTTTGCGTTTGGCTGGCTCCGTCGATCGCTTTCGCCGCGACCAAGACGACGATGACGCGGCAGGGCGATTCCGTTTGGTTCGGCTATTATCCGCAGACCAAAGCGACGGACGATGAACTCTCGAAAATGAGCGCAACGCCGGACGAAAACGGCTACTATACCTCGGGCAAAAATAAGTTCGTCAAAGTGACGAGCGCAAATCCGCAGTTCCACACGGAAACGGCGGATACGGATTATATCCCCTTTGACGACGAAACGCAGCCCGTTCCCGGCGCGACCTACTATTTCAAGCTCGAACCCATCGAATGGAACGTTATGGTGGACGATGAGGGGAATAACACCGTCAAGCTCGTTTCCAAGTATTATCTCGACACGCACGCTTGGCTGACGCAGTACGAAAACGCCGGCTATTGGTCGACCTTTCATAACACGATGGAGGGCGTCCCCGAAAACACCCCCGCGAACGGCTGGCGTTACAGTGAGATCCGCGCTTGGCTGAACGGAGATTTCCTGAACACCGCTTTTACCGAGGCGGAGCAAAAGAGCATTTACGTCTTTGCGAATAAAAACACGATCGACTATCGCTCGGATGACGAATCGACGATCGTAAACGACTATATCGCCGTCGGCAACCGCGAGGATTACGACGCGGCGGGAAATAACGGCAGACCCACCGATTACGCGATCGTCAAGGGCGCGACTTGGTGCTATAATAAAGACCATATTTATTATTGGGTCAACAGTTCTTTCCAGAACTTCGGGCAGGATACCGTAAGGCTGTATCGCCACGACGAGCACGAAAAGTGCGCGAGAGTGGAATCCGTCGAAGCCGTTCGCCCGATCATGTACGTCAAGCGCGGCGACGCGAAGATCCTTGCGACAGCTACGCAAAAAGAAGAAAAACAAGCGAACTTGCTTTTGATCTTCGGGATCATTATCACCGTGATCGGCGCGGCAGCGGCGGTGCCGATTATGGTCATCACGAGCGCAAGATACAAAAAACTCCCCGCCGAACAGCAAAAGGGCAAATTCCCCTATAAAAAGCACGAAGTACCTATGATCGCCATCGGTCTCGTCCTTTTGATCGGCGGACTTTTGATGATCTTCCTTCCGATCGCGATCAACGGCGGAGGGATCGGCGTCAGTAAGCTGAAACCCGGGATCTACGTTCAGGACTATACGGTAGCGCAGAGCGGAAACGTCGCTTTTCTCGGGAAAAACGCTTATAAGGTCAATGCCGACGGAACGTATCAATTCGCCGCAGTTTATGACGGCGCAGGCTCGGTTTGGGACGTCGGCGGCACTTGGTCGCAAAGCGGCTCGAAAGTAACCTTTAAAGGAAAAGCGAATCCGATGTATCCGAATGGATACACGGTCAACGCGACCGTTATGGACGGCGGAACCTCGTTCGGAAATTCGGGACAAAAATTTAAGTTGATCTCTTAGCGAGCGCGACGAGCGCGGATAGCGGCGCTTATGCTTTCGGAAAACAAAACCGCACGGACGACCGTCCGTGCGATTTTTCGTAAATCGGAATAATCGATCGT comes from the Clostridia bacterium genome and includes:
- a CDS encoding response regulator transcription factor; protein product: MRRILIVEDEKNIAEIERDYLELDGFEVVIENNGAAGKERAIKEDFDLVILDIMLPDTDGFEICRALRKEKDVPILMVTAKVASIDKVRGLGIGADDYIVKPFDPAELVARVKAHISRYERIKGNVQEKGVDIEYRDLVIKPLSRRVFYKKEEVFLTAKEFDLLYFLASNPNVVFRKETIFDKVWGVDSFGDAGTVVVHLTHIRDKIPMDYIETVRGVGYRFSMQAE
- a CDS encoding PHP domain-containing protein, with product MFLGDYHIHTKFSDGRDSVLEVAFEAQRKGLSEIAITDHGFHIPTMSYEKFLKAKKACREAEEKTGIKVYAGVEANIISTDGDLDVPFEKLPEIEYLIAGFHKFAIPKNVRSFFEAYAVTYFNGMFKTSEKAIRRNTRALMNVIERYPVRALAHINHSLKVDVYQVASACREKGVLVELNAKHLSDLDGEWEALIDSGADFVLNSDAHRLSAVGDLSAALEKVLAQGIEKERIVNYIGE
- a CDS encoding zinc dependent phospholipase C family protein yields the protein MPRHFTHYYFSQNLVEDASYAISAIVGLYPDAFLLGSLGADLFSEKAHKERLKDADPIQLFGVTAHHIFKNGSKCQLSYMLGFTAHFALERAADPFVSYFEKNGVNGYFGGANEKKSAKEIEIGIDRHIVRDYLGMKKALTLVDDFKVRKEVFEEVADLYVDVINDVADLYLNRRKTLLILESVKADIPLAEGLGRIDYMNRENREWVAYTGEKTALSFDELMKEQTPVAYELLVEYMKMARSNQQPNEALFALREEEKESEEAHPIEETPISGVEEN
- a CDS encoding DUF6273 domain-containing protein, coding for MKTIGKKSLFIIPIAAVLMLSVLCVWLAPSIAFAATKTTMTRQGDSVWFGYYPQTKATDDELSKMSATPDENGYYTSGKNKFVKVTSANPQFHTETADTDYIPFDDETQPVPGATYYFKLEPIEWNVMVDDEGNNTVKLVSKYYLDTHAWLTQYENAGYWSTFHNTMEGVPENTPANGWRYSEIRAWLNGDFLNTAFTEAEQKSIYVFANKNTIDYRSDDESTIVNDYIAVGNREDYDAAGNNGRPTDYAIVKGATWCYNKDHIYYWVNSSFQNFGQDTVRLYRHDEHEKCARVESVEAVRPIMYVKRGDAKILATATQKEEKQANLLLIFGIIITVIGAAAAVPIMVITSARYKKLPAEQQKGKFPYKKHEVPMIAIGLVLLIGGLLMIFLPIAINGGGIGVSKLKPGIYVQDYTVAQSGNVAFLGKNAYKVNADGTYQFAAVYDGAGSVWDVGGTWSQSGSKVTFKGKANPMYPNGYTVNATVMDGGTSFGNSGQKFKLIS